A stretch of Colletotrichum lupini chromosome 2, complete sequence DNA encodes these proteins:
- a CDS encoding Cas1p-like protein codes for MREMSREDVSDCFAGRHLVIMGDSTMRQLYFAAMTRLDHHVAEKAILDFAVSDDKHQNLTMDVEGVRLEFIWDPWLNSTSLHSQLARFRDRPGSADYEKLVRQEGRGSPALIVLGTPGLWAARQGGDRYLELFREGINVLMPYLHKSIDELMVYPQSNSQSAFAELSNHVLMAPVPVPAYDMLTASRARAITPRRIDAMNWNLDHLELNEKSHIARAYNSMTEGHDDAMLEDGIHSVDIVAERKLDVVLNAHCNAGLIRRGYANQITCCVPYSPLRRIQLLLLGLNVLTMPILFLSRQQDAFPSARTSRFMDTLLALATILIVAVYCLIADRTHIFAKQDKYFDIPDFISPLVGLVIFAALSIRFKAPVLSSAKGLTTTSFLSREQTDEWRGWMLVFVLLYKYHNASESLAMYKVHKFLMATFIFLFSYGHTMYFLRTEDFSLRRVAYVLGRLNLLTCLIAFMVSSEWIIYTVPLLTFWFAVIYATLACFKKFNSNPVAFFVKVVVFAAWTSYLVQSTRTPERFLSILKRACGIYWDVNPLRAHFAMDRFIPYFGILTAAATHRVSVLRRRQHGINAEALFEKINNALDRGLLEITYPEQDAIPVKPIMLIFAIAYLIVFIILAFIAEVYHNNQSYDTYHPYTSPWFVLSAIIARNSLRKLRDLQIPPAAALGRMSLEAYILHHHIWLASDGAGVLRIGSGGRLLRAAEVTIIAIVFLWACNNCQRATLRIVKGLTGVEEGKQAGEVSLGRTLPVKDGKTSPVPWRSAAAMEEATERGRTKGTVASNSALRLKFVGFLALLWLGNMTYGV; via the coding sequence ATGCGCGAGATGTCCCGCGAGGATGTCTCGGATTGCTTCGCAGGTCGTCACCTGGTTATCATGGGAGACTCGACTATGCGCCAGCTCTACTTTGCTGCCATGACCCGACTTGACCATCACGTCGCCGAGAAGGCCATTCTTGACTTCGCCGTGTCGGACGACAAACATCAAAACCTCACAATGGATGTTGAAGGCGTCAGATTGGAGTTTATCTGGGACCCTTGGCTCAACTCCACGAGTCTCCATAGCCAATTGGCTCGATTTCGGGACCGTCCCGGATCCGCCGATTACGAGAAACTTGTTCGACAAGAAGGAAGAGGTTCACCAGCGCTCATCGTTCTCGGCACTCCAGGTCTATGGGCGGCCCGTCAGGGCGGTGACCGGTACTTGGAGCTCTTCAGAGAAGGCATCAACGTCCTTATGCCGTACCTGCATAAGAGTATCGACGAATTGATGGTGTACCCTCAGAGCAACTCACAGTCAGCCTTTGCAGAGCTTTCTAACCATGTCCTTATGGCACCCGTGCCTGTTCCAGCCTACGATATGCTTACCGCGTCCCGCGCGCGAGCCATCACTCCTAGGAGGATTGACGCCATGAATTGGAACCTGGATCACCTGGAGCTGAACGAAAAATCACACATCGCAAGGGCCTACAATAGCATGACCGAGGGACACGACGACGCTATGCTTGAGGATGGTATACATTCGGTCGACATCGTGGCGGAGAGAAAACTAGATGTCGTCCTCAATGCCCACTGCAATGCCGGTCTGATTAGACGAGGATACGCCAACCAGATCACCTGCTGTGTGCCGTATTCCCCTCTTCGTCGGATTCAGCTTTTGCTACTTGGCCTCAATGTACTAACAATGCCAATCCTGTTTTTGAGTCGGCAGCAGGATGCTTTTCCGTCTGCACGAACGTCCCGCTTCATGGATACTCTTCTGGCGTTGGCTACCATACTGATCGTTGCGGTATACTGCCTTATCGCCGACCGAACTCACATCTTCGCGAAGCAGGACAAGTACTTTGACATACCCGACTTTATATCACCTTTGGTTGGCCTAGTTATTTTCGCAGCGCTGTCAATTCGTTTCAAGGCACCTGTCTTGTCGTCGGCGAAAGGACTCACTACGACGTCCTTTCTATCACGAGAGCAAACAGACGAGTGGAGAGGCTGGATGCTGGTATTCGTTCTACTGTATAAGTACCACAACGCATCCGAGTCCTTGGCGATGTATAAGGTACACAAGTTCCTCATGGCGACATTCATCTTTTTGTTCAGCTACGGTCACACGATGTACTTCCTCCGCACCGAAGACTTTTCGTTACGCAGGGTCGCATATGTGTTAGGTCGGCTGAATCTGCTGACCTGCTTGATTGCGTTCATGGTATCAAGCGAATGGATCATTTACACTGTGCCACTATTGACGTTTTGGTTTGCAGTCATCTATGCAACGCTGGCTTGCTTTAAGAAGTTCAACAGCAATCCTGTTGCATTCTTTGTAAAGGTTGTTGTGTTTGCTGCCTGGACTTCGTACTTGGTACAAAGCACCCGTACACCTGAGCGTTTTCTGTCAATTCTCAAACGGGCTTGTGGGATTTACTGGGACGTAAATCCACTGCGCGCCCACTTCGCCATGGACCGCTTCATCCCTTACTTTGGTATACTTACGGCGGCTGCGACGCACCGAGTCTCGGTTCTCAGGCGTCGCCAGCATGGCATCAACGCCGAAGCTCTCTTTGAAAAGATCAACAACGCACTTGACCGCGGGTTGTTGGAAATCACATACCCAGAACAAGACGCGATTCCGGTGAAGCCGATAATGCTCATTTTCGCCATTGCGTATCTCATTGTTTTCATCATCCTTGCGTTCATCGCCGAGGTATACCACAATAACCAGTCTTACGACACCTACCATCCGTACACGAGCCCCTGGTTTGTGCTGTCGGCCATAATTGCGAGAAACTCTTTACGGAAGTTGCGAGACCTTCAAATCCCGCCTGCGGCAGCTCTTGGAAGAATGTCGCTTGAAGCCTACATTTTGCACCATCACATATGGCTTGCGAGTGACGGAGCTGGGGTTTTGAGGATTGGAAGCGGAGGCCGTCTACTGAGAGCAGCTGAAGTAACAATCATTGCTATTGTCTTCCTTTGGGCATGCAACAATTGCCAGCGTGCCACTCTCCGCATTGTTAAGGGTTTGACGGGAGTAGAGGAAGGGAAGCAGGCCGGAGAAGTCTCGTTGGGTCGCACCTTACCGGTTAAGGACGGTAAGACAAGTCCTGTTCCATGGCGTTCGGCGGCAGCCATGGAAGAGGCGACAGAAAGAGGAAGAACGAAAGGCACCGTTGCGTCAAACAGCGCCTTACGACTGAAGTTTGTAGGCTTCCTGGCCTTACTGTGGCTTGGTAATATGACTTATGGTGTATGA